In Anabaena sphaerica FACHB-251, a genomic segment contains:
- the queG gene encoding tRNA epoxyqueuosine(34) reductase QueG, translating to MNECALTSSVIKEKVKELGFHKVGIAAVEDVDATEAQKLQTWMAMGYHADMEWMGNPKRQDVRLVMPEVRSLVCVALNYYTPHQRPEGEEYAKISRYGWGRDYHKILHKKLKQLATWLESQREGIKARYYADTGPVQDKVWAQKAGIGWIAKNGNVITREYGSWVFLGEVLTNIELESDSEALRRNRPATQHCGTCTRCIQACPTGAITEPFVVDANKCIAYHTIENRSETLPEEVKPHLQGWVAGCDICQDVCPWNQRFAQVTDVADFQPYPENLAPKLVELAQITDEEWDRRFPASALRRIKPEMLRRNARANLDASRLKNDPESNNL from the coding sequence ATGAATGAGTGTGCCTTAACTAGCAGTGTCATCAAAGAGAAAGTTAAAGAGTTAGGCTTTCACAAAGTGGGTATTGCTGCTGTAGAAGACGTAGACGCTACAGAGGCTCAAAAGTTGCAAACATGGATGGCAATGGGTTATCACGCTGATATGGAGTGGATGGGAAACCCAAAACGTCAGGATGTTCGGTTAGTGATGCCAGAAGTGCGATCGCTTGTCTGTGTGGCGCTGAATTATTACACACCACATCAACGCCCGGAAGGTGAAGAATACGCGAAAATTTCCCGCTATGGCTGGGGACGGGACTATCATAAGATACTGCACAAGAAGCTCAAGCAACTGGCTACCTGGTTAGAATCACAAAGAGAAGGGATAAAAGCTAGATATTACGCAGACACAGGACCAGTACAAGATAAAGTTTGGGCGCAAAAAGCTGGTATCGGTTGGATCGCCAAAAATGGTAATGTAATTACCAGGGAGTATGGGTCTTGGGTATTTTTAGGAGAAGTATTAACTAATATAGAACTAGAAAGCGATAGCGAAGCGCTCCGTAGGAATCGCCCAGCTACACAACATTGTGGAACTTGTACAAGATGTATACAGGCTTGTCCTACTGGCGCAATTACTGAGCCGTTTGTAGTCGATGCTAACAAGTGTATTGCCTATCATACCATCGAAAACCGTTCGGAAACATTGCCAGAAGAAGTAAAACCCCATTTGCAAGGATGGGTTGCTGGTTGTGATATTTGTCAAGATGTATGTCCTTGGAATCAGCGTTTTGCTCAGGTAACTGATGTGGCAGATTTTCAGCCTTATCCTGAAAATTTAGCACCCAAGCTGGTAGAATTAGCGCAAATCACAGATGAGGAGTGGGATAGACGATTTCCAGCATCAGCCTTGCGGCGCATTAAACCAGAAATGTTACGAAGAAA
- a CDS encoding orange carotenoid protein N-terminal domain-containing protein has protein sequence MTFTSDSASTRFSGAFNYSNQTVDVVTSTIAVFKALSVDDQLAVLWYAYTEMGKSITPAATGVARLQLAEGLLNQIKQMSNAEQLEAMRDLAAQKNSQFSRAYGILSANTKLAFWYELAELMAKGFVVPVPAGYQISRDGAQVLQTLKELDFGQQITVFRKVVTDMGVDPLAD, from the coding sequence ATGACTTTCACTTCTGATTCAGCTTCAACCCGCTTTTCTGGTGCTTTCAACTACAGCAACCAAACAGTTGATGTTGTAACTTCAACCATTGCTGTATTTAAAGCTCTCAGCGTGGATGACCAACTAGCAGTCCTTTGGTACGCTTACACAGAAATGGGTAAATCCATTACCCCAGCCGCTACAGGTGTAGCTAGATTGCAGTTAGCAGAAGGTTTATTGAATCAAATTAAACAAATGTCTAATGCAGAGCAGTTGGAAGCGATGCGTGATTTAGCTGCTCAAAAAAATTCTCAATTTTCTCGTGCTTACGGAATTCTTAGTGCTAATACCAAGTTAGCTTTTTGGTACGAATTAGCAGAATTAATGGCCAAGGGTTTTGTCGTACCTGTACCAGCAGGTTATCAGATTTCCCGTGATGGCGCACAAGTTTTACAAACTCTCAAAGAATTAGATTTTGGTCAACAAATCACCGTTTTCCGCAAAGTAGTCACAGATATGGGTGTTGATCCCCTAGCTGACTAA
- a CDS encoding nuclear transport factor 2 family protein: MNIAIEGIAEPTILNYFNTLNAGDFTATAALFAEDGVMYPPLESAVVGPEAIASYLEREAQDIKAEPQQGIIDNLADHHIQLQVTGKAHTSWCSVNVLWLFILNPQREIIEAKIKLLASPQDLLSLRPPNKEYTVVPEII; the protein is encoded by the coding sequence ATGAATATTGCTATTGAAGGAATTGCAGAACCAACTATATTGAATTATTTTAATACTTTAAACGCAGGTGATTTTACAGCCACTGCGGCCTTATTTGCTGAAGATGGTGTGATGTATCCACCTTTGGAGTCTGCTGTTGTAGGACCAGAGGCGATCGCTTCCTATCTTGAGCGAGAAGCGCAAGACATTAAAGCCGAACCCCAGCAAGGAATTATTGATAATTTAGCAGATCACCACATTCAACTTCAAGTTACAGGGAAAGCCCATACCTCTTGGTGTAGTGTTAATGTTTTGTGGTTATTTATCCTTAACCCACAACGGGAAATTATCGAAGCCAAAATCAAACTTTTAGCTTCACCCCAAGACTTACTTTCCCTACGGCCACCTAACAAGGAATATACAGTTGTTCCAGAAATAATTTGA
- a CDS encoding ATP-binding protein: MKSELHVPSDLSFVNIVETWLLGCLKIHLGDSVDWSEQSGRLRLALVEAYSNAVRHAHKDQPSLPILLRLELKERKLAIEIWDYGNGFDMSTYFPPNPTQKQEGGYGWLIMNRLMDKVEYRLQVDGANCLKLETTIPELVN; the protein is encoded by the coding sequence ATGAAAAGTGAGCTTCATGTACCAAGTGATTTGAGTTTTGTAAATATCGTCGAAACTTGGTTGTTGGGATGCTTGAAAATCCATCTGGGGGACTCTGTGGATTGGTCAGAGCAATCAGGTCGTTTGCGCTTGGCGTTGGTTGAAGCTTACTCCAACGCTGTGCGTCATGCTCACAAAGATCAGCCTAGCTTACCGATTTTACTGCGTTTGGAACTAAAAGAGCGGAAATTAGCGATCGAAATTTGGGACTATGGTAATGGTTTTGATATGTCTACCTACTTTCCTCCCAATCCTACGCAAAAACAAGAAGGTGGTTATGGGTGGTTGATTATGAATCGTCTCATGGACAAGGTAGAGTATCGGTTGCAGGTTGATGGTGCTAACTGTCTAAAGTTAGAAACTACCATACCAGAACTGGTTAATTGA
- a CDS encoding SpoIIE family protein phosphatase, with translation MTQKVVEKLKLMVVDDEPDNLDLLYRTFWRDFKVYKANNAHHALAILDQVGEMAVIISDQRMPDMNGTELFSRTVENFPDTIRILLTGFTDVEDLVDAINSGQVFKYITKPWKPEQLKALVEQGRDTYNLVKKRTKELRNALQRESLFNAVTTAIRESLDYDSILQKIVVTIGQTFAVTSCLLRLVEGDRLTPTQFSYHDPKSPAITSLLVPIPLIEEVFHTQKYQLAQDTHNQNPYHYLVVPFSYQQHLLAVMTLYQWGSEQPWQEEDIQLITDVAEQAALALSQAKLYQSLQEKQQQIRVELQVARQIQNNLLRQTLPEFDGVKVQACCYPAREVGGDFFEVFVHPQGDLWLAVGDVSGKGVPAALFMASAISLLRRELSQQSPAEPNMVMQNLNYALADDLMSNNYFITLVIASYNRATKELVYANAGHIYPLLWSHSATLVTQPHYLKVRSVPLGILPKWQSQPGRLILAPGDTLLLASDGITEAKVSLNSESSIKTDSSGQPINSSMLNQEGLWQLIQEQPQPFSLEHLLTCIQTDNHLQEDDQTILSLEVL, from the coding sequence ATGACACAGAAAGTGGTAGAAAAGCTCAAGCTCATGGTGGTAGATGATGAGCCAGATAACTTGGACTTGCTTTACCGCACTTTTTGGCGAGACTTTAAAGTATATAAAGCAAATAATGCCCATCATGCTTTGGCAATATTAGACCAAGTTGGGGAGATGGCTGTGATTATCTCTGACCAAAGAATGCCAGATATGAACGGCACAGAATTGTTTAGTCGGACAGTGGAGAATTTTCCCGATACAATTCGGATTTTACTAACTGGTTTTACTGATGTTGAAGATTTGGTAGATGCTATCAACTCTGGTCAGGTATTCAAATACATCACTAAACCTTGGAAACCTGAACAACTCAAGGCATTAGTTGAGCAGGGACGGGATACTTATAATTTAGTTAAAAAGCGGACAAAAGAACTGCGTAATGCTCTGCAACGAGAATCTTTATTTAATGCTGTGACAACGGCAATTCGGGAATCTTTGGACTATGACAGCATCTTACAAAAGATTGTCGTTACTATTGGACAAACATTTGCTGTTACCAGTTGTTTGTTGAGACTGGTAGAGGGCGATCGCTTGACACCAACTCAATTTTCCTATCACGATCCTAAATCCCCAGCCATTACTTCACTTTTAGTCCCTATCCCTTTAATTGAAGAAGTTTTCCACACCCAAAAATATCAGTTAGCTCAAGATACACATAATCAAAATCCTTATCACTACCTAGTTGTCCCATTTAGTTACCAGCAGCACTTACTAGCTGTGATGACTCTCTATCAATGGGGAAGTGAACAACCTTGGCAAGAGGAAGATATTCAACTTATTACAGATGTGGCAGAACAAGCTGCTTTAGCCCTCTCCCAAGCTAAACTCTACCAAAGCCTGCAAGAAAAACAACAGCAAATCCGGGTTGAATTGCAAGTAGCCCGCCAAATTCAAAATAATCTCCTCCGTCAAACCTTACCTGAGTTTGATGGTGTCAAAGTACAAGCTTGCTGTTATCCTGCACGGGAAGTAGGAGGAGATTTTTTTGAGGTCTTTGTCCATCCTCAAGGTGACTTGTGGCTGGCTGTCGGTGATGTTTCCGGTAAAGGCGTGCCAGCGGCTCTATTCATGGCCAGTGCTATTTCTCTGTTGCGTCGGGAATTATCTCAACAATCACCAGCCGAGCCGAATATGGTCATGCAAAATCTCAACTATGCTCTGGCTGATGATTTAATGAGTAACAATTATTTTATTACTCTTGTGATTGCATCTTACAACAGAGCGACCAAAGAGCTTGTCTATGCTAATGCTGGTCATATATATCCTCTCTTGTGGTCACACTCAGCAACTTTAGTTACTCAACCTCATTACCTCAAAGTCCGCAGCGTTCCCTTGGGAATTTTACCCAAGTGGCAGTCACAGCCAGGCCGATTGATTTTGGCTCCTGGAGACACATTGCTATTAGCTAGTGATGGTATTACGGAAGCGAAAGTATCACTAAATTCAGAATCATCTATAAAAACTGATAGTAGCGGTCAGCCAATTAACTCTTCTATGCTAAATCAAGAAGGTCTTTGGCAACTTATACAAGAGCAACCTCAACCTTTTTCTCTGGAACATTTACTAACTTGTATTCAAACAGATAATCATCTGCAAGAAGATGACCAAACTATACTCTCCCTGGAGGTTTTGTAA
- a CDS encoding response regulator, with translation MSKIRIALIEDHDLTRVGIRTALLQKTEIEIVGEATTAAEGLKMLKTVQPDIAIVDIGLPDKDGIELTKELKSITETEELNTKVLILTLQDNKESVLAAFAAGADSYCMKDINYDNLLEAVRVTYNGYAWIDPAIARIVLQQAQQNPNKLAVSSYTKTFANSLESEENQQSIEPYALTDRELEVLQLIVEGCSNALIAERLYITIGTVKTHVRNILNKLSADDRTQAAVRALRSGIVG, from the coding sequence ATGAGTAAAATTCGCATCGCGCTAATTGAAGATCATGATCTCACCCGTGTGGGCATTCGGACAGCACTTTTGCAAAAGACAGAAATTGAAATTGTTGGGGAAGCTACCACCGCTGCGGAGGGGCTAAAAATGTTAAAAACAGTGCAACCAGATATTGCTATTGTCGATATTGGTTTACCAGATAAGGATGGAATTGAGCTAACAAAAGAGCTAAAAAGTATTACTGAAACTGAAGAGCTAAATACAAAAGTGTTAATTTTGACTCTACAGGATAATAAGGAATCCGTATTGGCAGCTTTTGCCGCAGGTGCAGACTCCTACTGTATGAAGGATATCAACTATGACAATTTGCTGGAAGCAGTGCGAGTAACTTACAATGGCTATGCTTGGATTGATCCAGCGATCGCCAGAATCGTATTACAACAAGCACAGCAAAATCCGAATAAATTAGCTGTATCCTCATATACCAAAACCTTTGCAAACTCTTTAGAATCAGAGGAAAATCAGCAGTCTATCGAACCTTACGCCCTCACAGATAGGGAATTAGAAGTATTACAGTTAATAGTCGAAGGTTGTAGCAATGCACTCATCGCCGAAAGATTGTATATCACAATTGGGACTGTAAAAACTCATGTTCGTAATATTCTTAACAAGCTATCTGCTGATGACCGCACCCAAGCAGCAGTACGCGCTTTGCGTTCTGGAATTGTGGGCTAG